The Helianthus annuus cultivar XRQ/B chromosome 16, HanXRQr2.0-SUNRISE, whole genome shotgun sequence genome includes a window with the following:
- the LOC110916571 gene encoding E3 ubiquitin-protein ligase CIP8-like — MADLHQHNNNIHHRQHVPLSISHQNNHLPHMFHQSHSHSASDLGLGFLPQYSHNPSCNDDANLGFIVADSGTRFESDDDGYCDEEASFHLGWDAFHLEDEITNPNLNPNPNSISNANANAYVNEDFEWEEVDDQIDDEREALSMFFGLEPDDDASVSPVLLIGFAEVAEQPRDQHDALEWQVLSNVQTFEPNLDSDDQEHDQYDEYNYTEYEMFFGQFADSDVVPSSGRPPASKTAVVSLSTVVVTQEDAVNDNALCAVCKDGMVVGEMATQLPCGHRYHGECILPWLAVRNTCPVCRHELPTDDPDYERRKAERGG, encoded by the exons ATGGCGGACCTTCACCAACATAACAACAATATTCACCATCGCCAACATGTTCCACTATCCATTTCCCACCAAAACAATCATTTGCCCCACATGTTCCATCAATCGCATTCGCATTCTGCATCAG ATTTGGGCCTAGGGTTTCTTCCTCAATATTCCCATAACCCTAGTTGCAACGATGATGCTAATCTAGGGTTTATTGTCGCTGATTCCGGTACCCGATTTGAATCCGATGATGATGGATATTGCGATGAAGAAGCAAGTTTCCACCTTGGTTGGGATGCTTTTCATCTTGAAGATGAAATCACAAACCCTAACCTTAACCCTAACCCCAATTCAATTTCAAATGCAAATGCAAATGCATATGTGAATGAGGATTTTGAGTGGGAGGAAGTGGATGATCAAATCGACGACGAAAGGGAAGCTTTGAGTATGTTTTTCGGTTTAGAACCCGACGATGATGCATCCGTTTCACCCGTACTCCTAATCGGGTTCGCAGAAGTCGCAGAACAACCGAGAGACCAACACGATGCTTTGGAGTGGCAAGTTTTATCAAATGTGCAAACTTTCGAACCGAATTTGGATTCGGACGATCAAGAACATGATCAGTACGACGAGTATAATTACACAGAATACGAAATGTTTTTCGGGCAGTTTGCAGACAGTGATGTAGTACCGTCTTCGGGCAGGCCTCCTGCTTCGAAAACTGCGGTGGTTAGTCTTTCGACTGTGGTTGTGACTCAAGAAGATGCTGTGAATGATAATGCGCTTTGTGCGGTTTGTAAAGATGGAATGGTGGTTGGAGAAATGGCGACGCAGCTTCCTTGTGGGCATCGGTATCATGGAGAGTGCATACTGCCGTGGCTGGCTGTTAGGAACACCTGCCCTGTTTGCCGCCATGAACTGCCGACTGATGATCCTGATTATGAACGCAGGAAGGCGGAAAGGGGTGGTTAG
- the LOC110918949 gene encoding protein SOB FIVE-LIKE 3-like: protein MEPSSKIYGDHRTEECQSSESGWTMYIGSSMDDDDDGGGGGGYGGYGGGGGGVCDHNSGGRKKKGVVKDEDEDTDDSMTSDASSGPSYLHLQQAQQAQQENQKGVTKKNKKAAARKKKVGGGEESRKKDEESLVNEKRGVVTTVQSGNRAWFLSKRK from the coding sequence ATGGAACCATCTTCCAAAATATATGGAGATCATAGAACGGAAGAATGTCAGAGCAGTGAATCTGGGTGGACAATGTACATTGGTTCTTccatggatgatgatgatgatggtggtggtggtggtggttatggtggttatggtggtggtggtggtggagtgtgtgATCATAACAGTGGTGGTAGGAAGAAGAAAGGTGttgttaaagatgaagatgaagatacTGATGATTCAATGACTTCTGATGCTTCTTCAGGCCCAAGTTATCTGCACCTGCAACAGGCCCAACAGGCCCAACAAGAAAACCAAAAGGGTGTAACCAAGAAGAACAAGAAAGCAGCAGCAAGGAAGAAGAAAGTTGGAGGGGGTGAAGAATCAAGAAAGAAAGATGAGGAGAGCTTGGTGAATGAAAAGAGAGGTGTGGTTACTACTGTTCAAAGTGGTAATAGGGCTTGGTTTTTGAGTAAAAGAAAGTGA
- the LOC110918948 gene encoding E3 ubiquitin-protein ligase CIP8-like, with protein sequence MADLHQHNNNNIHHRQHVPLPISHQNNHLPHMFHQSHSHSASDLGLGFLPQYSHNPSCNDDANLGFIVADSGTRFESDDDGYCDEEASFHLGWDAFHLEDEITNPNPNPNPNSIEVANTYVNEDFEWEEVDDQIDDEREALSMFFGLEPDDDASVSPVLLTGFAEVAEQPRDQHDALEWQVLSNVQTFEPNLDSDDQEHDQYDEYNYTEYEMFFGQFADGDVVPSSGRPPASKTAVVSLTTVAMSEEDVVNDNALCAVCKDGMVVGEMAMQLPCGHRYHGECILPWLAVRNTCPVCRHELPTDDPDYERRKAERGG encoded by the exons ATGGCGGACCTTCACCAACATAACAACAACAATATTCACCATCGCCAACACGTTCCACTACCCATTTCCCACCAAAACAATCATTTGCCCCACATGTTCCATCAATCGCATTCGCATTCTGCATCAG ATTTGGGGCTAGGGTTTCTTCCTCAGTATTCCCATAACCCTAGTTGCAACGATGATGCTAATCTAGGGTTTATTGTTGCTGATTCCGGTACCCGATTTGAATCCGATGATGATGGATATTGCGATGAAGAAGCAAGTTTCCACCTTGGTTGGGATGCTTTTCATCTTGAAGATGAAAtcacaaaccctaaccctaaccctaaccccaATTCAATTGAAGTTGCAAATACATATGTGAATGAGGATTTTGAGTGGGAGGAAGTGGATGATCAAATCGACGACGAAAGGGAAGCTTTGAGTATGTTTTTCGGTTTAGAACCCGACGATGATGCATCCGTTTCACCCGTACTCCTAACCGGGTTCGCGGAAGTCGCAGAACAACCGAGAGACCAACACGATGCTTTGGAGTGGCAAGTTTTGTCAAATGTGCAAACTTTCGAACCGAATTTGGATTCGGACGATCAAGAACATGATCAATACGACGAGTATAATTACACAGAATACGAAATGTTTTTCGGGCAGTTTGCAGACGGTGATGTAGTACCGTCTTCGGGCAGGCCTCCTGCTTCGAAAACTGCGGTCGTTAGTCTTACGACTGTGGCTATGAGTGAAGAAGATGTTGTGAATGATAATGCGCTTTGTGCGGTTTGTAAAGACGGAATGGTGGTTGGAGAAATGGCGATGCAGCTTCCTTGTGGGCATCGGTATCATGGAGAGTGCATACTGCCGTGGCTGGCTGTTAGGAACACCTGCCCTGTTTGCCGCCATGAACTGCCGACTGATGATCCTGATTATGAACGCAGGAAGGCGGAGAGGGGTGGTTAG